Proteins co-encoded in one Spirosoma endbachense genomic window:
- a CDS encoding sensor histidine kinase, whose amino-acid sequence MEIAIDRERFKFFIRVGGAYLLLQVFVDLVSHPETFLKRVVNNCWLVGYLIVINFLFYEYVLPFIKLTWKRIIAAPFILSANLFLYSFGFYFWRYIGIQSGIYFPLKVYPSALEGISNHFPYSAFSIIFFGIIRYSYDYRKLKEAAQQLRIEKQEAELNYLKSQTNPHFLFNTLNNIYSLARDKSDLAPESILRLSQILRFMLYETSGAYIRIEQELKIMADYIALEKLRYDESLSVDFKHDIDDMSQALPPLLLMPLVENAFKHGVSETRDHPFVDIHLSVNKQLLAFLVRNSTEEFLDELPVKENIGLSNLRRQLELLYTDFNLSVQQGDSTFTATLTINLASHV is encoded by the coding sequence ATGGAAATAGCAATCGATAGGGAGCGGTTTAAGTTTTTTATCCGGGTTGGGGGTGCTTATTTATTGTTGCAGGTGTTTGTCGATTTAGTAAGCCATCCTGAGACATTTCTAAAACGAGTAGTGAATAATTGCTGGCTAGTTGGCTATCTTATTGTTATTAATTTTCTATTTTATGAGTATGTTTTACCGTTTATAAAATTAACCTGGAAACGAATTATTGCGGCACCATTTATTTTATCTGCTAATCTTTTTTTGTATTCTTTCGGCTTTTATTTCTGGCGGTATATTGGTATTCAATCAGGTATTTATTTTCCGCTGAAAGTATACCCTTCGGCATTGGAAGGTATAAGTAATCACTTTCCATATAGCGCTTTTTCGATCATTTTCTTTGGGATTATTCGGTATTCGTATGATTATAGAAAGCTAAAAGAAGCGGCTCAGCAACTGAGAATTGAAAAACAGGAAGCGGAATTAAATTACCTTAAATCCCAAACCAATCCACATTTTTTATTCAATACGTTAAATAACATCTATTCACTGGCAAGAGATAAGTCCGACCTGGCCCCCGAATCCATTTTGCGGCTGTCGCAAATACTGCGTTTTATGCTCTACGAAACCAGTGGAGCCTATATCCGTATTGAACAGGAACTGAAAATTATGGCTGACTATATTGCCCTTGAAAAGCTGCGGTATGACGAATCTTTATCCGTCGACTTTAAGCATGACATCGATGATATGAGCCAGGCCTTACCGCCCCTTTTACTAATGCCCTTAGTGGAAAATGCGTTCAAACATGGCGTTTCTGAAACCAGAGATCATCCTTTTGTCGATATTCATCTTTCCGTAAATAAGCAGCTACTGGCTTTTTTAGTCCGGAATTCTACAGAAGAATTTTTAGACGAGTTGCCTGTAAAAGAAAACATTGGACTTTCTAACCTCAGACGGCAACTGGAGTTGCTCTATACCGATTTCAACTTATCGGTTCAGCAGGGCGATTCTACATTTACCGCTACGTTAACCATTAATCTTGCAAGCCATGTCTAA
- a CDS encoding phosphatase PAP2 family protein, producing the protein MKKSLPILMAMLMIAVHLQAQMEPTASNWKTWFITSPKTYRLPPPSPYKQETDQVLSKQHDLDSAGWQQILYWNAGAPGYRWQTLMYRLWMTDTTYNGALANMLLSVATYDATIVAWDTKYAYKRPRPFAIDSRIKVHGPKPDSPSYPCEHSVAAGVAVTLITHFYPSMAESVTRLAQQLMASRIAAGTAFPSDTRAGFELGKQIAEKELAYTKGFTPKTAWDGKRPKQTGIWNGKKPASPLAGLSKTVVLDSSSQFRPGPPPDFAKDMAELKSFKPTFRSMANAFNFASQPFWEDLLHKKIFEYNLHLDPPRAARLYAIAAIGVYDGFVACWDAKYAYWGIRPDQYDTTYQPPLLITPPFPGYPSGHAAIGSIMGELYSYFFPAERAYFQQKAKEGAESRFQAGIHFRTDNEVGLELGRKVAEKIIQKVRTDGADEELMLAKKK; encoded by the coding sequence ATGAAAAAGAGTCTACCCATTCTCATGGCTATGCTGATGATAGCCGTTCACCTACAGGCCCAGATGGAGCCGACTGCCAGCAATTGGAAAACCTGGTTTATAACATCACCCAAGACCTACCGCTTACCTCCCCCTTCTCCCTACAAGCAGGAAACGGACCAGGTATTATCTAAACAGCATGATCTGGATTCTGCTGGCTGGCAACAGATTCTATACTGGAATGCAGGAGCACCCGGTTACCGATGGCAGACTCTAATGTATAGATTATGGATGACAGATACCACCTACAATGGCGCTCTGGCGAATATGCTGCTCAGTGTAGCCACTTACGATGCTACGATCGTGGCCTGGGATACGAAATATGCCTATAAACGACCTCGCCCTTTTGCAATCGATAGTCGGATCAAAGTACACGGGCCGAAGCCCGATAGTCCCTCCTATCCCTGCGAACATTCGGTAGCGGCTGGCGTAGCGGTGACGCTCATCACTCATTTCTATCCTTCTATGGCTGAGTCTGTTACTCGGCTGGCGCAGCAGCTCATGGCATCACGCATTGCGGCTGGCACTGCCTTTCCCAGCGATACCCGCGCGGGTTTTGAACTGGGCAAACAGATTGCCGAAAAAGAATTGGCCTATACGAAAGGGTTTACGCCTAAAACGGCCTGGGACGGAAAGCGGCCGAAACAAACGGGCATCTGGAACGGAAAAAAGCCCGCATCTCCACTGGCAGGTCTTAGCAAAACTGTGGTACTGGACAGCAGTAGTCAGTTTCGCCCCGGCCCACCACCCGACTTTGCAAAAGATATGGCAGAACTGAAAAGCTTCAAACCTACTTTTCGCTCGATGGCCAATGCGTTTAACTTTGCGAGCCAGCCCTTCTGGGAAGATTTGCTGCACAAAAAAATATTCGAATACAACCTCCACCTGGACCCGCCCCGTGCCGCGCGATTGTATGCCATCGCGGCCATTGGTGTCTATGATGGCTTTGTCGCCTGCTGGGATGCCAAGTATGCCTACTGGGGCATTCGACCCGATCAGTACGATACTACCTACCAGCCACCGCTGCTGATTACGCCACCTTTCCCAGGATACCCTTCTGGACATGCCGCTATTGGTAGCATAATGGGTGAGTTGTATTCGTATTTCTTTCCGGCAGAACGCGCGTATTTCCAGCAGAAAGCCAAAGAAGGGGCAGAATCCCGCTTCCAGGCGGGCATCCATTTCCGCACTGACAATGAAGTTGGTCTGGAGTTGGGCCGGAAGGTAGCCGAAAAAATTATTCAGAAGGTAAGAACCGATGGCGCCGACGAGGAATTAATGCTGGCAAAGAAAAAATAG
- a CDS encoding oxygenase MpaB family protein, which yields MSSSNRTYINRSPSDSQTAFFVKPGSIVRQIWGDADVILLVFAGSAAEFALNRAVDWLFFTGKLPADPIARLFSTVRYAQEIVFAPETQARQAIARMGAIHGGVEQKRGYQIPDWAYRDVLYMLIDYSERAYETLYRALTDSEREELFHTFREVGAGMHVPKLPDTYADWRTDREAHLNRDLVRSDFTDKLFQRYREQLGSWRYNLLRQAQAVLVPEQVRSLLSLPQNPWLNNTIGLYKILNSLGLRSMVQRALLPTNYLEQIRSLDVR from the coding sequence ATGAGCAGTAGCAACCGGACGTACATCAATCGTTCACCATCTGACAGTCAAACGGCTTTTTTTGTAAAACCGGGCTCTATCGTTCGGCAAATCTGGGGCGACGCCGATGTTATTCTGCTGGTCTTTGCCGGATCGGCTGCCGAGTTCGCCCTTAATCGGGCGGTAGACTGGCTGTTTTTTACGGGTAAACTGCCTGCCGATCCCATTGCGCGCCTATTCTCGACGGTTCGTTATGCACAGGAAATCGTTTTTGCGCCCGAAACGCAGGCTCGTCAGGCCATTGCCCGCATGGGGGCTATTCACGGTGGCGTCGAACAAAAACGCGGCTACCAGATTCCGGATTGGGCGTATCGGGATGTGCTGTATATGCTGATCGATTATTCGGAGCGGGCTTATGAAACCTTATACAGAGCGCTCACCGATTCTGAACGCGAAGAGTTGTTTCATACCTTTCGGGAAGTTGGTGCGGGTATGCACGTGCCGAAACTGCCGGATACCTACGCCGATTGGCGAACAGATCGGGAGGCTCACCTTAATCGGGATCTGGTCCGGAGCGATTTCACGGACAAGCTCTTTCAGCGATACCGCGAGCAGTTAGGCAGTTGGCGCTATAATCTGCTGCGTCAGGCACAGGCGGTGCTGGTGCCTGAACAAGTGCGATCATTGCTCAGCTTACCTCAAAACCCGTGGCTGAATAATACCATTGGCCTGTACAAAATTCTGAATTCACTTGGGCTACGATCGATGGTGCAGCGGGCTTTACTGCCAACGAATTATCTGGAGCAAATTCGTAGCTTAGATGTTCGGTAA